Proteins encoded in a region of the Streptomyces sp. NBC_00513 genome:
- a CDS encoding thiolase domain-containing protein, whose product MSKEPVAVVGIGQTKHVAARHDVSIAGLVREAAVRALEDAELTWADIDAVVIGKAPDFFEGVMMPELYLADALGAVGKPMLRVHTAGSVGGSTALVAMNLVAARVHRTVLTLAFEKQSESNAMWGLSLPVPFQQPLLAGAGGFFAPHVRAYMRRTGAPDTVGSLVAYKDRRNALKNPYAHLHESDITLEKVQASPMLWDPIRYSETCPSSDGACAMILTDREGAARSPRPPAWVHGGAMRSEPTLFAGKDFVSPQAGKDCAADVYRQAGISDPRREIDAVEMYVPFSWYEPMWLENLGFAAEGEGWKLTEAGVTELDGDLPVNPSGGVLSTNPIGASGMIRFAEAALQVRGQAGEHQIADARRAMGHAYGGGAQFFAMWLVGAEQPTG is encoded by the coding sequence ATGAGCAAGGAGCCCGTGGCCGTCGTCGGCATCGGCCAGACCAAGCACGTCGCCGCCCGACACGACGTGTCCATCGCCGGACTCGTCCGGGAGGCGGCGGTACGCGCCCTGGAGGACGCCGAGTTGACCTGGGCGGACATCGACGCCGTGGTCATCGGCAAGGCCCCCGACTTCTTCGAGGGCGTGATGATGCCGGAGTTGTACCTGGCGGACGCCCTCGGCGCGGTCGGCAAACCCATGCTCCGCGTCCACACGGCCGGCTCGGTGGGCGGCTCCACCGCCCTGGTCGCCATGAACCTGGTGGCGGCCCGCGTCCACCGGACCGTCCTGACCCTGGCGTTCGAGAAGCAGTCCGAGTCCAACGCCATGTGGGGACTCTCCCTTCCGGTGCCCTTCCAGCAGCCGCTGCTGGCGGGAGCCGGCGGGTTCTTCGCGCCGCACGTGCGCGCGTACATGCGGCGCACCGGAGCCCCCGACACGGTGGGCTCGCTCGTCGCCTACAAGGACCGGCGCAACGCACTGAAGAACCCGTACGCACACCTGCACGAGAGCGACATCACCCTGGAGAAGGTCCAGGCCTCGCCCATGCTGTGGGACCCGATCCGCTACTCCGAGACCTGCCCCTCCTCGGACGGGGCCTGCGCGATGATCCTCACCGACCGCGAGGGAGCCGCGCGGTCGCCGAGGCCGCCGGCCTGGGTGCACGGCGGCGCGATGCGCAGCGAGCCGACGCTGTTCGCCGGCAAGGACTTCGTGTCCCCGCAGGCCGGCAAGGACTGCGCGGCCGACGTCTACCGGCAGGCGGGCATCTCCGATCCCCGCCGGGAGATCGACGCGGTGGAGATGTACGTGCCGTTCTCCTGGTACGAGCCGATGTGGTTGGAGAACCTGGGCTTCGCGGCCGAGGGCGAGGGCTGGAAACTCACCGAGGCGGGGGTGACCGAACTCGACGGGGACCTGCCCGTCAACCCGTCGGGCGGTGTCCTGTCCACCAACCCGATCGGCGCCTCCGGAATGATCCGCTTCGCGGAGGCGGCGCTCCAAGTCCGCGGCCAGGCCGGCGAACACCAGATCGCGGACGCCCGGCGGGCCATGGGGCACGCCTACGGCGGCGGGGCACAGTTCTTCGCGATGTGGCTGGTCGGGGCCGAACAGCCCACCGGCTGA
- a CDS encoding ACT domain-containing protein translates to MSGESDLRKLLSGMRPELNEGTYVFCTVPGPTAPDGVTPVATVLEPEGLTLVLRREDADAAGLAYDYTAGWITLRVHSALDAVGLTGAFAAELAAHGLSCNVIAGYHHDHLFVAAERAAEAVAVLEGLAVRSAH, encoded by the coding sequence ATGAGTGGAGAGAGCGACCTGCGGAAACTGCTGAGCGGCATGCGACCTGAGCTCAACGAGGGGACCTACGTCTTCTGTACGGTCCCCGGCCCCACCGCACCCGACGGGGTCACACCCGTCGCGACCGTCCTGGAACCCGAGGGACTCACCCTCGTCCTGCGCCGCGAGGACGCCGACGCGGCCGGACTCGCCTACGACTACACCGCAGGATGGATCACCCTGCGCGTGCACTCCGCCCTCGACGCGGTCGGCCTCACCGGAGCGTTCGCCGCCGAACTCGCCGCACACGGCCTCAGCTGCAACGTCATCGCCGGATACCACCACGACCACCTGTTCGTGGCCGCCGAGCGGGCGGCCGAGGCCGTCGCCGTACTGGAAGGGCTTGCGGTCCGTTCGGCACACTGA
- a CDS encoding thiolase domain-containing protein: MARTSRHARDVAVVAFAQSDHRRDTDELSEVEMVMPVLHRVLARTGLKAGEIGFTCSGSSDYLAGRAFSFTMTLDGVGAWPPISESHVEMDGAWALYEAWVKIQTGEADTALVYAYGKSSPGSVRDVMTRQLDPYYLAPLWPDSVALAALQARALIDAGETDERALAAIGARSRTSAETNPHAQLRGPVPQGEYQVAPLRTGDCPPVSDGAAAVILAAGDVARGLCERPAWITGIDHRIEAHGLGLRDLTDSVSTRLAAEQAGVFEGTVDTAELHAPFSSQEVVLRKALRLGDEVDVNPSGGALAAHPVMAAGLIRIGEAAARIHRGESDRAVAHATSGPCLQQNLVAVLEGDRT; the protein is encoded by the coding sequence ATGGCCAGGACGAGCAGGCACGCGCGCGACGTGGCCGTCGTCGCCTTCGCCCAGAGCGACCACCGGCGCGACACCGACGAGCTCAGCGAAGTCGAGATGGTCATGCCGGTCCTGCACCGGGTACTGGCCCGGACCGGACTGAAGGCCGGCGAGATCGGCTTCACCTGCTCCGGCTCCAGCGACTACCTGGCGGGCAGGGCCTTCTCCTTCACCATGACCCTCGACGGGGTCGGCGCCTGGCCGCCGATCTCCGAGTCGCACGTGGAGATGGACGGCGCCTGGGCCCTCTACGAGGCCTGGGTCAAGATCCAGACGGGCGAGGCCGACACCGCGCTCGTCTACGCGTACGGGAAGTCCTCGCCGGGATCGGTGCGCGACGTCATGACCCGACAGCTCGACCCCTACTACCTCGCCCCGCTCTGGCCCGACTCGGTGGCCCTGGCCGCCCTCCAGGCCCGGGCGCTGATCGACGCGGGCGAGACCGACGAGCGCGCCCTGGCCGCCATCGGAGCCCGCAGCCGGACCTCCGCCGAGACCAACCCGCACGCCCAACTCAGGGGCCCCGTACCCCAGGGCGAGTACCAGGTCGCCCCGCTGCGCACCGGGGACTGCCCCCCTGTCAGCGACGGCGCGGCCGCCGTCATCCTCGCCGCCGGGGACGTGGCCCGGGGGCTGTGCGAGCGGCCCGCCTGGATCACGGGCATCGACCACCGCATCGAGGCACACGGCCTCGGGCTCCGCGACCTCACCGACTCCGTGTCCACCCGGCTCGCCGCCGAGCAGGCCGGCGTCTTCGAGGGGACCGTGGACACGGCCGAACTGCACGCGCCGTTCTCCTCCCAGGAGGTGGTGCTCCGCAAGGCGCTCCGGCTCGGCGACGAGGTGGACGTCAACCCGTCCGGCGGAGCGCTCGCCGCCCACCCGGTCATGGCCGCCGGCCTGATCCGCATCGGCGAGGCCGCCGCCCGCATCCACCGCGGCGAGTCCGACCGGGCCGTCGCCCACGCCACCTCCGGTCCCTGCCTCCAGCAGAACCTGGTCGCCGTCCTGGAAGGGGACCGAACATGA
- a CDS encoding MAB_1171c family putative transporter, which translates to MTSDAFYIPYLIPAAILTLAFAIRLPVMIRFWRIDPNVRNVGGLLVLGSGVFYFGRPETLATINRVSGISNFAAPVVYTVLTLFCASCLVMVIHWRGGDPLRVRRTTYVIGLVYCAAVAGLWGTFALADVPVERLRDLDTYYATTPWMREHILLYLLAHTVACVITASVTWTWLRQVAGWLRAGLTLLVVGFLLNIGYDTVKLTAVIARWTGHDLDWLSTYVAPPVASVCAVFVAAGFVLPHAGEALQRLWQDFRQYRSLGAFADELAVVDGSALRLPRRSSLSRRLVQRRTRINDGLLKLQPYLDPEVRRTAFQEAVARSESPARAAATAEAVAVVAAIRSFSKAGAGRSAGSPAPAAPGGDATEVPNLVAVSRALRRSPAVAAFRAREVSYAEPASVGRAGGAGLT; encoded by the coding sequence GTGACGTCCGACGCCTTCTACATCCCCTACCTGATCCCGGCGGCGATCCTCACCCTCGCCTTCGCGATCCGACTCCCGGTCATGATCCGCTTCTGGCGGATCGATCCCAACGTGCGCAACGTCGGCGGCCTGCTCGTGCTGGGTTCCGGGGTGTTCTACTTCGGCCGGCCGGAGACCCTGGCGACGATCAACCGTGTCTCGGGGATCAGCAACTTCGCGGCGCCGGTCGTCTACACGGTGCTCACGCTGTTCTGCGCCTCGTGCCTGGTCATGGTGATCCACTGGCGGGGCGGCGATCCGCTCCGGGTCCGGCGGACCACGTACGTCATCGGCCTCGTCTACTGCGCGGCCGTCGCCGGGCTGTGGGGCACCTTCGCGCTCGCCGACGTGCCGGTCGAGCGGTTGCGGGACCTGGACACCTACTACGCCACCACACCCTGGATGCGTGAGCACATCCTCCTCTACCTGCTCGCCCACACCGTCGCCTGCGTGATCACGGCCTCGGTGACCTGGACCTGGCTGCGGCAGGTGGCGGGGTGGCTGCGCGCGGGGCTGACGCTCCTGGTCGTCGGGTTCCTGCTGAACATCGGCTACGACACCGTGAAGCTGACGGCGGTGATCGCCCGCTGGACGGGCCACGACCTGGACTGGCTCAGTACCTACGTGGCGCCGCCCGTCGCGTCGGTGTGCGCGGTGTTCGTCGCGGCGGGCTTCGTCCTGCCGCACGCCGGCGAGGCGCTCCAGCGGCTCTGGCAGGACTTCCGGCAGTACCGGTCCCTGGGCGCCTTCGCGGACGAACTGGCCGTCGTCGACGGCAGCGCCCTCAGGCTTCCCCGGCGCTCCTCGCTGAGCCGGCGGCTCGTCCAGCGCCGGACCCGGATCAACGACGGACTGCTCAAGCTCCAGCCGTACCTGGATCCCGAGGTGCGGCGCACCGCCTTCCAGGAGGCCGTCGCCCGGAGTGAGAGTCCGGCGCGGGCCGCCGCGACCGCCGAGGCCGTGGCCGTGGTCGCCGCGATCCGCAGCTTCTCGAAGGCGGGTGCGGGGCGGTCCGCCGGGTCGCCCGCGCCGGCCGCACCCGGGGGCGACGCGACCGAGGTCCCCAACCTGGTGGCGGTCTCCCGGGCGCTGCGCCGCTCCCCCGCCGTCGCGGCCTTCCGCGCCCGCGAGGTGTCGTACGCGGAGCCGGCGAGCGTCGGTCGGGCCGGCGGCGCAGGCCTCACGTAG
- a CDS encoding toxin-antitoxin system, toxin component — translation MSVARSMRKLCNALTTSLDVESTAEPHALFRALCDAMSASRGGRPILLRFERFPPELTTSGLWLNMEDYDIVVVEKHTTPDHQLVILGHELWHMRAGHGSVPGLGPTAAARSLPGSPDLTYATVAARSHYEDADEMEAETFGLLLGDRCRGWLASSGTTPGAAWRDDVAGRIGNTLGGRGPIGFR, via the coding sequence ATGAGCGTGGCCCGGTCCATGCGCAAGCTGTGCAACGCGCTGACCACGTCACTCGACGTGGAGTCGACCGCTGAACCGCACGCCCTCTTCCGTGCGCTGTGCGACGCGATGAGCGCGTCGCGCGGCGGGCGTCCGATCCTGCTGCGCTTCGAACGGTTCCCGCCGGAGCTCACCACGTCGGGGCTGTGGCTGAACATGGAGGACTACGACATCGTCGTGGTGGAGAAGCACACGACGCCCGACCACCAGCTCGTCATCCTGGGGCACGAGCTGTGGCACATGCGGGCCGGGCACGGCAGTGTGCCCGGTCTCGGTCCCACCGCGGCCGCCAGGTCGCTGCCGGGCAGCCCCGACCTGACGTACGCGACCGTCGCGGCGCGTTCCCACTACGAGGACGCGGACGAGATGGAGGCCGAGACGTTCGGGCTGCTGCTCGGCGACCGCTGCCGGGGTTGGCTGGCCTCCTCGGGCACGACTCCCGGCGCCGCCTGGCGCGACGACGTCGCCGGCCGCATCGGCAACACCCTCGGCGGCCGCGGACCGATCGGGTTCCGGTGA
- a CDS encoding AAA family ATPase, whose product MTDRRTRTRRTMFEREAELATVEEALEQLIARGTDGRGATGALLAFSGPAGLGKTTLLTEVRRRAHARSCTLLAARGGEQEQSQPFHVARQLIQPRLAAHTEAELRETLGSWYAIVGPALGLCAPEQGAPPDPQGLRDGLDWVLTHLTVQRAPVVLVLDDAHWADPESLGWLAAFAPRAEHLPLLLVVAYRPDELPSHAEAFRTLPGRAGQRPLSLAPLSAAAVSTLIRETVGGHADDAFCHEAWAVTTGNPFEAVELTARVRDKGLAPVEASAPLLADLAAAQRGSGLVARLQNLGPSTVRFAWACAVLGTAIPQDIAARVAGLGTEEAGDATGRLRDARILSGAADPVGGEAPFTGLEFVHPLIATGIYRAIPDALRVALHGKAAAAVVDAGLGPSAAARHLLETHPEGDPWVVRTLREAAGENLRAGAPEAARRQLARALREPPDFDERAAVLYELGCASLLTEPANTVNHLRAALAEPFDDPALRQGIVIRLAQVLSHSDRLAEASDSLAREIPHTHEVRARLRLQSEQFMWDAFNAAEPDSPARSRRLTKLADRLTGRDLTERYVIGLRAWDACLRGEPVDVVLHHAGRALTTHFSWAHEDRGFEVPVLTAMVHMYADRPWRAEELFEAGTAEFERQGWRGAHLSFAYSLRAYIRYRRGRLVEAEELARAGLRLAERVGRRTPVHWYAIAILVTTLLARGRADEAWKLAREHEYAEPFPAAVVFPDSQTVYAELLLARGDTREAVAELESVEQRLTPRGIQNPSWCPWQLLLARAVAAEDPTRARTLASDAVGRARAFGAPSGIGQALRVAAEVAEPADRTGPLTEAVSVLSASPAGYELACALAALGTHTGDVETLGRAVVTARECGADGLERTATRTLLERGGPVPRDTAWQAAPTEEELKAARAAVAGRPAPSPRELSAAYRKLGTDLPGLPQALEAYDRATR is encoded by the coding sequence ATGACGGACCGCCGGACCCGTACGCGGCGCACGATGTTCGAACGCGAGGCGGAACTCGCCACCGTGGAAGAGGCGCTGGAGCAGCTCATCGCACGGGGCACGGACGGCCGCGGGGCGACCGGCGCCCTGCTCGCCTTCTCCGGCCCGGCCGGCCTCGGCAAGACCACCCTGCTCACCGAGGTACGCCGCCGCGCCCACGCCCGCTCCTGCACCCTGCTGGCCGCCCGCGGCGGCGAGCAGGAGCAGAGCCAGCCCTTCCACGTCGCCCGCCAGCTCATACAGCCCCGGCTGGCCGCCCACACCGAAGCCGAACTGCGCGAGACCCTCGGCAGTTGGTACGCCATCGTCGGGCCGGCCCTCGGCCTGTGCGCCCCCGAACAGGGCGCCCCGCCCGACCCCCAGGGACTGCGCGACGGCCTCGACTGGGTCCTCACCCACCTCACCGTCCAGCGCGCCCCCGTCGTCCTCGTCCTCGACGACGCGCACTGGGCCGACCCCGAGTCCCTCGGCTGGCTCGCCGCCTTCGCCCCGCGCGCCGAGCACCTTCCCCTGCTGCTCGTCGTCGCCTACCGCCCCGACGAACTCCCCTCCCACGCCGAAGCCTTCCGTACGCTGCCCGGCCGGGCCGGACAGCGCCCGCTCTCCCTCGCCCCGCTCAGCGCCGCCGCCGTCTCCACCCTGATCCGCGAGACCGTCGGCGGCCACGCCGACGACGCCTTCTGCCACGAGGCCTGGGCCGTCACCACCGGCAACCCCTTCGAGGCCGTCGAGCTCACCGCCAGGGTCCGGGACAAGGGCCTCGCCCCCGTCGAGGCCAGCGCCCCGCTGCTGGCCGACCTGGCCGCCGCGCAGCGCGGCAGCGGGCTCGTCGCCCGCCTGCAGAACCTGGGCCCCTCCACCGTCCGCTTCGCCTGGGCCTGCGCCGTCCTCGGCACCGCGATCCCCCAGGACATCGCCGCCCGCGTCGCCGGCCTCGGCACCGAGGAGGCCGGCGACGCCACCGGACGACTGCGGGACGCCCGCATCCTCTCCGGCGCCGCCGATCCCGTCGGCGGTGAAGCGCCCTTCACCGGGCTGGAGTTCGTCCACCCGTTGATCGCGACCGGCATCTACCGGGCGATCCCGGACGCCCTGCGGGTCGCCCTGCACGGCAAGGCCGCGGCGGCCGTCGTGGACGCCGGCCTCGGCCCCTCCGCCGCCGCCCGCCATCTCCTGGAGACCCACCCCGAAGGCGACCCCTGGGTGGTGCGCACCCTGCGCGAGGCCGCCGGCGAGAACCTCCGCGCCGGCGCCCCCGAGGCCGCGCGCCGCCAACTCGCCCGCGCCCTGCGCGAACCCCCGGACTTCGACGAGCGCGCCGCCGTCCTCTACGAACTCGGCTGCGCCTCCCTGCTCACCGAGCCCGCCAACACCGTCAACCACCTGAGAGCGGCCCTCGCCGAGCCCTTCGACGACCCGGCCCTGCGCCAGGGCATCGTCATCCGGCTCGCCCAGGTGCTCTCGCACAGCGATCGGCTCGCCGAGGCCTCGGACTCCCTCGCCCGGGAGATCCCGCACACCCACGAGGTCCGGGCCCGACTGCGCCTGCAGTCCGAGCAGTTCATGTGGGACGCGTTCAACGCCGCCGAACCCGACTCGCCGGCCCGCTCCCGCCGACTGACCAAGCTCGCCGACCGGCTCACCGGCCGCGACCTCACCGAGCGGTACGTCATCGGCCTGCGCGCCTGGGACGCCTGCCTGCGCGGAGAACCCGTGGACGTGGTCCTGCACCACGCCGGCCGGGCCCTGACCACCCACTTCAGCTGGGCCCACGAGGACCGGGGCTTCGAGGTACCCGTGCTCACCGCCATGGTCCACATGTACGCCGACCGGCCGTGGCGCGCGGAGGAGCTGTTCGAGGCCGGCACCGCCGAGTTCGAGCGCCAGGGCTGGCGCGGCGCCCACCTGTCCTTCGCGTACAGCCTGCGCGCGTACATCCGATACCGGCGCGGACGGCTGGTGGAGGCGGAGGAACTGGCCCGCGCCGGACTGCGGCTCGCCGAACGCGTCGGGCGGCGCACCCCCGTGCACTGGTACGCCATCGCCATCCTCGTCACGACACTGCTCGCCCGCGGGCGGGCCGACGAGGCCTGGAAGCTGGCACGGGAACACGAGTACGCCGAGCCCTTCCCGGCGGCCGTCGTCTTCCCGGACTCCCAGACCGTGTACGCCGAACTCCTGCTGGCCCGCGGCGACACCCGGGAGGCCGTCGCCGAACTGGAGTCCGTCGAACAACGGTTGACTCCGCGCGGCATCCAGAACCCGTCCTGGTGCCCGTGGCAGCTCCTCCTCGCCAGGGCGGTCGCGGCCGAGGACCCGACCAGGGCGCGCACCCTCGCCTCCGACGCGGTCGGGCGCGCCCGCGCCTTCGGCGCCCCCTCCGGCATCGGCCAGGCCCTGCGGGTGGCGGCCGAGGTCGCGGAGCCCGCCGACCGCACCGGGCCGCTCACCGAGGCGGTGTCCGTCCTGTCCGCCTCCCCGGCCGGATACGAGCTGGCCTGCGCGCTGGCCGCCCTGGGCACCCACACCGGGGACGTGGAGACGCTCGGGCGAGCGGTGGTCACGGCCCGGGAGTGCGGGGCCGACGGCCTGGAACGGACCGCGACACGGACCCTGCTCGAACGGGGCGGCCCCGTGCCGCGGGACACGGCCTGGCAGGCCGCGCCGACCGAGGAGGAGCTGAAGGCGGCGCGGGCCGCGGTCGCCGGACGCCCGGCCCCGTCGCCCCGGGAGTTGTCCGCCGCGTACCGCAAACTCGGCACCGACCTTCCCGGACTGCCGCAGGCCCTGGAGGCGTACGACCGCGCCACCCGCTGA
- a CDS encoding DUF397 domain-containing protein, whose protein sequence is MAESMTSQPLAGWGKPDLDLSGADWRSSSRGAGDVQIAFVEGFIAMRNSGRPDSPSLIFAPDEWRRFVLDARGGEFDLT, encoded by the coding sequence GTGGCCGAGAGCATGACTTCGCAGCCCCTCGCAGGCTGGGGCAAGCCCGACCTCGATCTCAGCGGGGCGGACTGGCGGTCGAGCAGCCGGGGAGCGGGTGACGTTCAGATCGCCTTCGTGGAGGGGTTCATCGCGATGCGCAACAGCGGCCGGCCCGACAGCCCTTCGCTGATCTTCGCGCCGGACGAGTGGCGCAGGTTCGTCCTGGACGCGCGGGGCGGCGAGTTCGACCTGACGTAG
- a CDS encoding low temperature requirement protein A has protein sequence MTDSAPPAENEQSERHASWLELFFDLTAVAGVAQLAHLLHGGPAWADLGLYAVMFLAFWTGWMLFTVYGNVTRDQVRVWRVLAGMFGLAVMAAAVHGVREGEQAAAFALAYILVRSLAGKAWERRREYVADLPITRLGLGLTPWVVSMWFDGTARYALWALGLAIDLVVMFAVSTKSPAGREGDASEDAAVWTGHRPPRKLRAAYTDASHLGERLGLFVLIVLGEGIAQTVSEASEVAWDSALYAVGTGAFLLLILLWSLSLRHGSDGVPLLAPGAVPVRLTLPLHCFVAGSVAALAAALGDSVAYTDAAVPERVRWLMCGSLAVYLVIAGAAVARSGRSVPWALLLTGPPLALVLAVGLTARDARAGHLVWLLVLALWWPLVWRLRRPSGAPAAPGSP, from the coding sequence ATGACCGATTCGGCGCCCCCGGCGGAGAACGAGCAGAGCGAGCGTCACGCCTCATGGCTGGAGTTGTTCTTCGACCTCACGGCGGTGGCCGGTGTCGCGCAGCTGGCGCATTTGCTGCACGGCGGTCCCGCGTGGGCCGATCTGGGGCTGTACGCGGTGATGTTCCTGGCGTTCTGGACGGGCTGGATGCTGTTCACGGTCTACGGCAACGTCACCCGCGACCAGGTCCGGGTGTGGAGGGTGCTGGCCGGCATGTTCGGGCTGGCCGTGATGGCGGCCGCGGTGCACGGGGTGCGGGAGGGGGAACAGGCCGCCGCGTTCGCGCTCGCCTACATCCTCGTGCGGTCGCTGGCCGGGAAGGCCTGGGAGCGACGCCGGGAGTACGTGGCGGACCTGCCGATCACCCGCCTGGGGTTGGGGCTGACGCCGTGGGTGGTGTCGATGTGGTTCGACGGGACGGCCCGGTACGCGCTGTGGGCGCTCGGGTTGGCCATCGACCTGGTGGTGATGTTCGCGGTGTCCACGAAGTCCCCGGCGGGCCGGGAGGGGGACGCGTCCGAGGACGCGGCGGTGTGGACGGGACACCGGCCGCCCCGGAAGCTGCGGGCCGCGTACACCGACGCTTCCCATCTCGGAGAACGGCTGGGCCTGTTCGTGTTGATCGTCCTGGGCGAGGGGATCGCCCAGACGGTGTCCGAGGCCTCGGAGGTGGCGTGGGACTCCGCGCTGTACGCGGTGGGGACCGGCGCTTTCCTGCTGCTGATCCTGCTGTGGTCGCTGTCGCTGCGCCACGGCTCGGACGGGGTGCCGCTGCTGGCCCCGGGCGCCGTGCCCGTCCGGCTCACGCTGCCTCTGCACTGTTTCGTGGCGGGGTCGGTGGCGGCGCTGGCGGCGGCCCTCGGCGACTCGGTCGCGTACACCGACGCGGCCGTGCCGGAGCGGGTGCGGTGGTTGATGTGCGGGAGCCTCGCGGTGTACCTCGTCATCGCGGGCGCGGCGGTGGCCCGCTCGGGGCGGAGCGTGCCGTGGGCGCTGCTGTTGACGGGTCCGCCGCTGGCCCTGGTCCTGGCGGTGGGCCTGACGGCCCGGGACGCCAGGGCCGGACATCTGGTGTGGCTGCTGGTGCTCGCGCTGTGGTGGCCCCTGGTGTGGCGGCTGCGTCGACCGTCCGGGGCCCCGGCGGCCCCGGGCTCCCCGTAG